From Anaerohalosphaera lusitana, one genomic window encodes:
- a CDS encoding helix-turn-helix transcriptional regulator encodes MAKHKTSKLKPIVSVKQMAEMLNLSRARFYQLLDEGIFPQPIYDLRTRRPLYDARLQKRCLEVRDTGIGDNGRYILFYSPREKSESQPRKQNKGKTTANLKYQELTETLNSMGLDCSAKEAGSAIEEIYPEGIEHEDEGVVIREIFRYLRQKGV; translated from the coding sequence ATGGCTAAACATAAAACGTCAAAATTGAAACCAATTGTCAGCGTCAAGCAAATGGCTGAGATGCTTAACCTATCTCGTGCTCGTTTTTATCAGTTGCTTGACGAGGGCATATTCCCCCAGCCAATTTACGACTTGCGGACCCGCAGACCTCTCTACGATGCAAGGCTGCAGAAAAGATGTTTAGAAGTTCGTGATACGGGCATTGGGGACAACGGCCGCTATATCCTCTTCTATTCGCCCAGAGAAAAGAGTGAAAGTCAACCACGAAAGCAAAACAAAGGCAAAACCACGGCCAATCTGAAATACCAGGAGCTTACTGAAACACTCAACTCGATGGGCTTGGACTGCTCAGCAAAGGAGGCAGGTTCAGCAATCGAAGAAATATACCCCGAAGGTATTGAACACGAGGACGAAGGCGTCGTTATCCGAGAAATCTTTCGTTATTTACGTCAAAAAGGCGTCTAG
- a CDS encoding Holliday junction DNA helicase RuvB C-terminal domain-containing protein, whose product MSHEIGTDVNQTQITSLSHIKGQPHIVELLRTSLDAYFANRANNSSSSFGPVLMVGPSGTGKTLTAKAIHCELGNLQLIESNGEMLNPTELTSMLLMADENSSIFVDEAQALDARTQHVLLTALSERKVILPKRKNNKKTCSVPLANFTIILATTHEFQLQNALRNRMRLCCRFNYYSADDLTYIVKQRADALKWDYENSEVLHEIAKRAKQTPRIALNRNLQMAWSVCSADGRNVITKEDVCKAFDLLDIDEEGLDTLDQAYLCELSKRNSMKLNVLSSKLGLPSRTISSVIEPYLLRQELIEKQGSERQITEKGKQHISQNLQ is encoded by the coding sequence ATGAGCCATGAAATTGGAACAGATGTTAATCAGACCCAAATTACGAGTCTTAGCCATATCAAAGGACAGCCTCACATTGTTGAGCTTCTGAGAACAAGTCTTGATGCGTATTTTGCAAACCGAGCAAATAACAGCAGCAGTTCTTTCGGCCCAGTCTTGATGGTCGGTCCATCAGGTACAGGAAAGACTCTGACGGCAAAAGCCATTCATTGCGAACTCGGAAATCTTCAGCTCATCGAATCGAATGGTGAGATGCTCAATCCAACAGAGCTCACTTCGATGCTGCTTATGGCAGACGAAAACAGCAGTATTTTCGTGGATGAGGCTCAGGCACTGGATGCACGAACTCAGCATGTACTTTTGACCGCATTGTCTGAACGAAAAGTAATCTTACCAAAAAGAAAAAATAACAAAAAGACCTGCTCAGTTCCTCTCGCAAACTTCACCATCATTCTCGCGACAACACATGAGTTCCAACTGCAAAACGCTTTACGAAACCGTATGAGGCTTTGCTGTCGCTTCAATTACTATTCTGCTGATGATTTGACTTACATCGTCAAGCAAAGGGCTGATGCTCTCAAATGGGATTACGAGAACTCTGAAGTTCTTCATGAGATTGCTAAGAGAGCTAAGCAAACGCCAAGGATAGCTCTTAATCGTAATCTGCAGATGGCATGGAGTGTGTGTTCTGCTGATGGCAGAAATGTCATTACGAAAGAGGATGTTTGCAAGGCCTTTGATTTGCTCGACATCGATGAAGAAGGCTTGGATACCCTTGACCAGGCATATCTTTGCGAATTGTCCAAACGCAACTCAATGAAGCTTAATGTACTTTCCTCAAAACTGGGATTGCCTTCAAGAACCATCTCAAGTGTCATAGAGCCATATCTTCTCCGCCAAGAGCTTATCGAAAAGCAAGGCTCAGAACGGCAAATTACGGAAAAAGGAAAGCAGCATATTTCCCAGAATCTTCAATAA
- a CDS encoding RHS repeat domain-containing protein — MSASSHNFLKCISIVSILCLTVFSSFAEDIDTTRHVCDHYDGTDAAFVWTSGKETSSNITLTIPQCGSGDGETGHAFISTFESTNLIDCNGNTNNYSCDDDHCTGPCGCEGQYGIYAVLKVTGDEDAFNSYFPNGITFTSDFWIDVPNGAGYWLTETVEEIGSEYEIVFENMNPSVLSLSVTPNVGDYHERAKFQISVAFYERRSGANPGDEPCYSFLSKTYGSITIEPNSKKETNFQIMPVNPQAGQAAYIEKVTRNYDIDPEWEGDYRWSTQTPNECSRQYGDLADNPMVSQTHGNIDSYYIVKVPTWTKEVSGSSLPSYMAREGWSFNFDQGYISRSFGDSKKIYFNLSGAGNVKKLDSIEYCFNGESRGNGVTGWYSYYDANDCIDAIAAADVITDPNNFDPNNPPLQDKYLDFNWTEEVDGATSADVSFVKDAETLREWHVGYDADGRMTESVDGCACSGTTGGFEKYEYYEGITEPALGGLVKKQFNASGDIIEWNDYEVRGLNSPPIVKDIFVYNSSFETPDVAPGTEDVGIPYGWHEADVPDNLSVYDPDPNYGLPDGEQYLIITNAAVEQKIWEAVLPDTYYTLSASIKALGSTSTATLKLVCFDGATENIIIEKTIINGELSQSNWIEFNGEGHSFESQELVGQQLKLIISGSNIEVDKISIGSTTYLMKKTAPLLTYRRAVNPSDGSDYKMAEWDYDSNDFTAVEKQYVDNTNARITKYVYTDSSFSELASKTEYELLNDDPDNPSGRTLTTTYSRQILADGTTARMAEAPSGRVDIEIIDDGFVVESFSTRSTDPNYWDNNVDRKLYSYDNDGQLEWEETVRGARTDYDYDGYKIKTITGPDVNSVPVLDDAEDFQETEYFYDDSDRIEKKQEKDTNGDFVYTRYEYDAVGNKRKVTRDYEGENPSSTYYHYDELGQVRLEISDEGVIHGKRYNTAGQLECEFVPADYADPNSASPDLVSQTKYTYTADGQIETVSKAKDKNIFTFGNPSGWVVTKYEYDFLGRKKKTIEDFGGDNLTTIYHYNNQGELCKTEYPTGRWVETRRDGMGRVYEVVEGYGQTDVLKTSYYYDNEGNLEEKVEQDGTAEFYTYDDFDRLEYKYQDSLSGPYTFYTYDEGGAVESTVHCKADGTVLLETFSKHDLLGRLHVRRILAAPGYLNDDEDMITEFYYDVAGNQTRTIRKGEAAADPNVVTDIITETLYDSLSRPYCQIDGEGNRDYISYDGDGRIKKAVDPNVVNAYDPYGRLESVTDDDGHYTVYAYDSLDRPFNQTVYDCRSTPNDLSDDFEVKQVHNTYDDLDRLTRKVVMKDPASTADPNLAVDMVADYVYDPNDGLLDEVHTYANGSTTPQVTSFYYDEFGRKWRTVDAEGNEEKIYFDPVNNKQVVKRERIETDAENSANTYAITTFYDYDDYGNLWKKTLDEDGDGIDESTDFTTEYLYDGLSRLEYVIAPDQIKTKYEYDQFGNREKVIEDPDEAGYVGENRVTLYGYDRLGRKETVTAYDPNSQTTTYDYNKNDQIKRITYPDQKYKEFEYYDSGEVWKKRLADGSEIYYGYDGRNNVVWESDDPAAIPIGDPNGVTTFIAEFDYDGGGNLVYASKQVTDGYVSESVFEYNGFGLPDAEKTWLYDWDMVATTYDYDQSGNQTVRTHAGDSLTYSYDSLGRIESISRDDSQIVSYKYAGSAVKSLEYPQAEILESRSYDKLGRTERITSSETFTGGGDILDYIYTYDSVSNRKSVQYNHLPTTVWDKYYYDNLRRLEEVEYGAASGFAKAEDFGNDFYFAVVMAGRWLETDFDIEKELQRELARVNAQRTKQWAFDAIVHQLPDDMPVLTLAEFGEEDVDIDPSTTTQIIEGDNGNTQAEIVTDSDGRILIFTIVPETGNKLTVYPTYNKDGSIDSNTFVFFDDKGDIVDTKTIDSEPTTSTDSTLSLQSTSLESDDSMTMSTMSMPAPPESKLDEYDYSPLGNRIKVIKRSNSFATETLEYERNDYNQYESYTSSFFGDSADFNQTYDDRGNLEYDGELTYSYDHHNRMTEVQESTSVLISFDYDALGRRILKTDEVEGPTTLYYYDTMGRVLAQYTDIVGTSDYELDRTFVYGNGINDVLAMFLPEDELDDNANDDFLSFVDTWLADPNSADWNASWDSNADNIIDFADFCYYASDFDTPSIVETDYYYLKDALGSVVGLIGGKFGRTEEREFYNYDIYGQPSETSTAGNPYMFAGMRYDAELGTYHTLHRTYSPQQGRWFQPDPIGYADGMNLYEYVTGNPTTFIDPWGLLKDWESANWDELVSHPYAYSSKDLSDNYMIQTASDLKSFSEGRVLLREYLNGAGGLPGYLIGTKGPLRQDIINGFKYGEIEDDELHLSFDYPVTAGDVKQLVKQSENYYNSKRRCKELQDDGVKALLFATEQLAWGGAGSLLNALKLAGAGAKAIKPLGMFTDDAARHVGSYTDDLLRSTSRTNTELIQEIGTRAERWGFRKGLGKGPVAGTRKHKYADDFLRRYQEMFGDRGLRSEVRYLDGARWRPNQPLKGSIRVDVVENMFDPTGIWDYKFGGAKLTPGRIQRIRGGTGVGPEVPVIEVRP; from the coding sequence ATGTCTGCATCATCCCACAATTTCCTCAAATGCATTTCTATTGTTTCAATTCTATGCCTTACAGTATTTTCCTCATTTGCTGAAGACATAGATACAACTCGCCATGTTTGCGACCACTATGACGGGACTGATGCAGCTTTTGTATGGACCAGCGGTAAAGAGACAAGCTCGAATATTACGCTGACCATTCCTCAGTGCGGTTCTGGTGACGGCGAGACAGGTCATGCATTCATTTCCACGTTTGAGAGTACGAATCTGATTGACTGTAACGGCAATACAAACAACTATTCCTGCGATGATGACCACTGCACCGGTCCTTGCGGCTGTGAGGGACAATACGGCATTTATGCTGTTCTGAAAGTTACGGGTGATGAAGATGCGTTCAACAGCTATTTTCCCAATGGGATAACATTCACCAGTGACTTTTGGATTGATGTTCCAAATGGAGCAGGATACTGGCTCACAGAGACAGTTGAAGAAATAGGGAGTGAATACGAGATTGTATTCGAAAACATGAATCCGTCTGTCCTTTCGCTGAGTGTCACTCCAAATGTCGGTGACTATCATGAAAGGGCAAAATTCCAAATATCGGTTGCTTTCTACGAGAGACGCAGCGGTGCAAATCCTGGTGATGAGCCATGTTACAGCTTTCTTTCCAAAACTTACGGTTCGATTACCATTGAACCCAACAGCAAGAAAGAAACCAATTTTCAGATTATGCCTGTAAATCCGCAGGCTGGTCAGGCAGCTTACATCGAAAAAGTTACTCGCAATTATGACATTGACCCTGAATGGGAAGGCGATTACAGGTGGTCAACTCAGACTCCAAACGAGTGCAGCAGACAATACGGTGACCTTGCTGACAATCCGATGGTGAGCCAGACGCACGGCAACATAGACAGCTATTATATTGTTAAAGTGCCTACATGGACTAAAGAGGTTTCCGGCAGCAGCTTGCCATCTTACATGGCAAGAGAAGGCTGGAGCTTCAACTTCGACCAGGGTTACATCAGCCGAAGCTTTGGAGACAGCAAGAAAATCTATTTCAATCTCAGCGGAGCGGGCAATGTCAAGAAGCTTGATAGCATTGAGTATTGCTTTAACGGAGAATCAAGAGGCAACGGCGTAACCGGCTGGTACAGTTATTATGATGCGAATGACTGTATTGACGCAATAGCTGCTGCAGACGTAATCACCGACCCTAATAACTTTGACCCAAACAATCCTCCTCTTCAAGACAAATACCTTGACTTTAACTGGACGGAAGAGGTGGACGGGGCCACATCTGCGGACGTATCCTTTGTTAAGGATGCCGAAACCCTCAGAGAATGGCATGTGGGCTATGATGCTGATGGAAGAATGACAGAATCTGTAGACGGGTGTGCGTGTTCGGGAACAACAGGCGGTTTTGAAAAATATGAGTATTACGAGGGCATTACCGAACCTGCCTTGGGTGGTCTTGTAAAAAAACAGTTCAATGCTTCAGGTGATATCATCGAGTGGAACGACTATGAAGTTCGAGGCTTGAATTCTCCGCCGATAGTCAAGGACATATTTGTTTACAACAGCAGCTTTGAAACGCCTGATGTCGCTCCGGGGACAGAAGATGTCGGTATTCCTTATGGATGGCATGAAGCCGACGTGCCGGACAATCTCAGCGTCTATGACCCTGACCCAAATTATGGGCTACCTGACGGCGAACAGTATTTGATAATTACAAATGCAGCAGTAGAGCAGAAGATATGGGAAGCTGTTCTGCCGGATACCTACTACACTCTTTCTGCGAGTATCAAAGCTTTGGGTTCTACTTCCACTGCAACTTTGAAACTTGTTTGTTTTGATGGTGCAACTGAGAATATCATAATCGAAAAAACCATAATCAATGGCGAGCTCAGTCAATCGAACTGGATAGAATTTAACGGTGAGGGGCACAGTTTTGAGTCACAGGAGCTTGTCGGTCAGCAGCTCAAACTCATAATCTCCGGCAGTAACATCGAGGTCGATAAAATCTCAATCGGCAGCACAACATATCTGATGAAAAAGACAGCACCGCTGCTTACCTATCGAAGGGCTGTCAATCCATCGGATGGCTCGGACTACAAGATGGCGGAGTGGGATTACGACAGCAACGACTTTACTGCTGTCGAGAAACAGTACGTTGACAACACCAACGCAAGAATAACCAAATACGTCTATACAGACAGCTCTTTCAGTGAACTTGCAAGCAAAACCGAATACGAACTGCTCAATGATGACCCTGACAATCCTTCGGGCAGGACTTTGACTACCACCTACAGCAGACAGATTCTTGCTGACGGTACGACTGCAAGGATGGCTGAGGCTCCATCAGGAAGGGTAGACATTGAGATAATAGACGACGGTTTTGTAGTCGAGTCTTTTTCAACCAGAAGTACCGACCCCAACTACTGGGACAACAATGTAGACAGAAAGCTGTACAGCTATGACAATGATGGACAGTTGGAATGGGAAGAGACTGTAAGAGGTGCAAGGACTGATTATGACTATGACGGTTACAAGATTAAGACCATCACCGGTCCTGATGTCAACAGTGTACCTGTACTTGACGATGCCGAAGATTTTCAGGAAACAGAGTATTTCTACGATGATTCTGACAGGATAGAGAAAAAACAGGAAAAGGATACCAATGGTGATTTTGTCTATACCCGTTACGAATATGATGCCGTCGGCAACAAACGTAAAGTCACCAGAGATTACGAGGGTGAAAATCCAAGCAGCACATACTACCACTATGACGAATTAGGACAGGTCAGACTTGAAATCTCCGACGAAGGTGTAATCCACGGTAAGCGATACAATACTGCAGGACAGCTTGAGTGCGAATTCGTACCTGCTGATTATGCAGACCCAAACAGTGCATCTCCTGACCTCGTTTCGCAGACCAAATATACCTATACCGCAGACGGTCAGATTGAAACAGTTTCAAAAGCAAAGGATAAGAATATATTTACGTTCGGCAATCCTTCTGGATGGGTCGTAACCAAGTATGAGTACGATTTCCTCGGCAGGAAGAAAAAGACCATCGAGGATTTCGGCGGTGACAATCTCACTACTATCTATCACTACAACAATCAGGGAGAGCTCTGCAAGACCGAGTATCCAACCGGCAGATGGGTCGAGACCAGAAGAGATGGAATGGGCAGAGTCTATGAGGTCGTTGAAGGATACGGGCAGACTGATGTTCTAAAAACCAGCTACTATTATGATAATGAGGGCAATCTTGAGGAGAAGGTCGAACAGGATGGAACTGCAGAGTTTTATACCTATGATGATTTTGACCGTTTGGAATATAAGTACCAAGACAGCCTGAGCGGTCCCTACACCTTCTACACATATGATGAAGGCGGTGCTGTCGAGAGTACGGTCCACTGTAAAGCTGACGGCACAGTTTTGCTGGAAACGTTCAGCAAGCATGATTTGCTTGGTCGGCTGCATGTACGGAGAATACTTGCTGCTCCCGGTTATCTCAATGATGACGAGGACATGATTACCGAGTTTTACTATGATGTCGCAGGTAATCAGACCAGGACTATTCGCAAAGGTGAGGCGGCTGCTGACCCCAACGTTGTAACCGACATTATCACAGAGACTCTCTATGATTCGCTGAGCCGTCCTTACTGTCAGATAGACGGAGAGGGCAATCGTGATTACATCTCATACGACGGTGACGGCAGAATCAAAAAGGCGGTTGACCCCAATGTCGTAAATGCTTATGACCCTTACGGCAGACTTGAGAGCGTGACCGACGATGACGGCCACTATACCGTCTACGCCTATGACAGCCTCGACAGACCATTTAATCAGACGGTTTATGACTGCAGAAGCACGCCCAATGACTTATCTGATGATTTTGAGGTCAAGCAGGTTCACAATACATATGACGACCTTGACAGACTCACCAGAAAAGTTGTCATGAAAGACCCTGCATCAACTGCCGACCCTAATCTTGCCGTTGATATGGTTGCAGATTATGTGTATGACCCCAATGACGGCTTGCTCGATGAGGTCCATACATATGCCAACGGCAGCACAACTCCTCAGGTTACTTCCTTTTACTATGATGAGTTTGGGCGGAAATGGCGAACTGTTGATGCCGAGGGCAACGAGGAGAAAATCTATTTCGACCCTGTAAACAACAAGCAGGTAGTCAAACGTGAACGCATCGAGACCGATGCTGAAAACTCAGCGAATACCTATGCCATCACCACATTTTATGATTATGATGATTACGGAAATCTTTGGAAGAAGACGCTGGATGAAGATGGTGACGGCATAGACGAATCAACCGATTTTACAACCGAGTATCTTTATGATGGTCTCAGCAGGCTCGAATACGTTATTGCTCCTGACCAAATCAAGACCAAATATGAATATGACCAGTTCGGCAACCGTGAAAAGGTCATTGAGGACCCTGATGAGGCAGGCTACGTCGGCGAAAACAGGGTGACGCTTTACGGCTATGACCGTCTTGGCAGAAAGGAAACGGTCACAGCGTATGACCCCAACAGTCAGACTACGACCTACGATTACAACAAGAATGACCAGATAAAACGAATAACCTACCCTGACCAGAAGTACAAGGAATTTGAATATTATGATTCCGGTGAGGTTTGGAAGAAAAGACTTGCTGACGGCAGTGAAATCTATTACGGCTATGATGGACGCAACAATGTTGTATGGGAAAGTGATGACCCTGCTGCGATTCCTATAGGCGACCCCAACGGCGTAACAACGTTTATCGCTGAATTCGACTACGACGGCGGTGGGAACCTCGTTTATGCATCCAAGCAGGTGACGGACGGCTATGTCTCGGAATCTGTATTCGAGTACAACGGTTTTGGTCTGCCTGATGCCGAAAAGACATGGCTTTATGATTGGGATATGGTCGCGACCACTTATGACTATGACCAGTCAGGCAATCAGACCGTCAGAACGCATGCCGGTGATTCGCTGACGTATTCCTATGATTCACTTGGCAGAATCGAATCCATCAGCAGAGATGATTCTCAGATTGTCTCATACAAGTATGCGGGCAGTGCTGTAAAATCGCTTGAGTATCCCCAGGCTGAAATCCTTGAGAGCCGTTCTTATGACAAACTCGGCAGAACAGAGCGTATTACAAGCAGCGAGACTTTCACAGGCGGAGGAGATATCCTCGACTATATTTACACCTATGATTCCGTCTCCAACAGGAAATCCGTGCAATATAACCATCTGCCAACCACAGTATGGGACAAGTATTATTACGATAATCTGCGAAGGCTTGAAGAGGTTGAATATGGAGCAGCAAGCGGATTTGCCAAAGCTGAAGATTTCGGCAATGACTTCTATTTTGCAGTGGTAATGGCTGGCCGTTGGCTCGAAACCGACTTCGACATCGAAAAAGAACTGCAGAGAGAACTTGCCCGTGTCAATGCTCAGCGAACCAAGCAGTGGGCATTCGATGCGATAGTACATCAACTCCCTGACGACATGCCCGTTCTCACTCTCGCTGAATTCGGCGAAGAGGACGTTGACATCGACCCTTCAACTACAACACAGATAATCGAAGGCGACAACGGCAACACACAGGCTGAGATAGTGACGGACAGCGACGGCAGAATCCTGATTTTCACCATCGTGCCCGAAACCGGCAATAAGCTGACGGTCTATCCAACCTACAACAAGGACGGCAGCATCGACAGCAACACCTTCGTATTCTTCGACGATAAGGGCGACATCGTCGATACGAAGACAATCGACTCGGAACCGACCACCTCGACTGATTCAACCCTCTCTTTGCAGTCCACATCACTCGAATCAGACGACTCGATGACCATGTCCACAATGAGCATGCCTGCTCCACCTGAGTCAAAACTTGACGAATATGATTACAGTCCGCTCGGTAACAGAATAAAAGTCATCAAACGTTCGAATTCTTTCGCTACGGAGACGCTAGAATACGAGCGTAATGACTACAATCAGTATGAGTCATACACAAGCTCCTTTTTTGGTGATAGTGCTGACTTCAACCAGACCTATGATGACCGGGGCAACCTCGAATACGATGGTGAACTGACCTACAGCTATGACCATCACAACCGTATGACAGAGGTTCAGGAAAGTACTTCTGTCTTGATAAGTTTTGATTATGACGCTCTTGGCAGACGTATTCTAAAGACCGATGAGGTTGAAGGACCAACTACGCTTTACTACTATGACACCATGGGCAGGGTCCTTGCTCAGTACACAGACATTGTCGGAACCAGCGATTACGAGCTTGACCGCACATTCGTTTACGGTAACGGCATCAATGATGTGCTTGCGATGTTCCTGCCAGAAGACGAACTTGACGACAATGCTAATGATGATTTCCTGTCCTTTGTTGACACCTGGCTTGCCGACCCCAACAGTGCCGACTGGAACGCAAGCTGGGACAGCAACGCAGACAACATCATCGACTTTGCAGACTTCTGCTATTACGCATCAGATTTTGACACCCCGAGCATCGTAGAAACAGATTACTACTACCTCAAAGATGCTCTGGGCAGTGTAGTGGGGCTTATAGGCGGAAAGTTCGGCAGAACAGAAGAACGAGAGTTCTATAACTACGACATCTACGGCCAGCCGTCCGAAACCAGCACAGCAGGCAACCCCTACATGTTCGCAGGTATGCGGTATGATGCCGAACTGGGCACATACCACACCCTCCACAGAACCTACAGCCCACAACAGGGCAGATGGTTCCAGCCAGATCCAATCGGATATGCTGATGGAATGAACCTCTACGAATATGTAACAGGAAATCCGACAACGTTCATTGACCCATGGGGTTTGCTCAAGGATTGGGAATCGGCAAACTGGGATGAACTAGTGTCACATCCTTATGCGTATTCCTCTAAAGATTTAAGCGATAATTACATGATACAAACCGCTTCTGATCTTAAGAGTTTCTCAGAAGGACGTGTGTTGCTTAGAGAATACTTGAACGGAGCTGGGGGTCTTCCAGGCTATTTGATAGGGACAAAAGGTCCGCTTCGGCAGGATATTATTAACGGCTTTAAATATGGCGAAATTGAAGATGACGAGCTTCATTTGTCCTTTGATTACCCTGTGACTGCAGGAGATGTCAAACAGCTTGTAAAGCAATCGGAAAATTATTATAACAGCAAGCGTAGGTGTAAAGAACTTCAGGATGATGGCGTCAAAGCCCTGCTGTTCGCCACAGAGCAATTAGCCTGGGGTGGTGCCGGATCTCTCCTTAATGCTCTTAAGCTTGCCGGGGCCGGAGCAAAAGCGATTAAGCCGCTAGGCATGTTCACTGATGATGCTGCTCGACACGTTGGTTCGTATACTGATGACCTTCTCCGCTCTACTTCCAGAACAAACACCGAATTAATTCAGGAAATTGGCACTCGTGCAGAGAGATGGGGCTTTAGGAAAGGTTTAGGTAAGGGGCCCGTGGCAGGTACAAGGAAACATAAATATGCTGATGATTTTTTACGAAGGTATCAGGAAATGTTTGGAGACCGAGGATTGCGGTCTGAGGTTCGATATCTTGACGGTGCACGTTGGAGACCCAACCAGCCTCTTAAAGGTTCAATTCGAGTTGATGTCGTAGAAAACATGTTTGACCCAACTGGGATATGGGATTACAAATTTGGTGGAGCAAAATTAACACCTGGCCGCATCCAACGGATTCGCGGTGGCACAGGTGTTGGACCTGAAGTTCCTGTCATTGAGGTTAGGCCATGA
- a CDS encoding tyrosine-type recombinase/integrase, with the protein MINHIILHSTDSTPEDSRTPQSLRPNAISKQAENDQELVKLWLYGKSKHTQRYYRKDVERFFEYTNKSLREIILKDLQEFANHIDEQDLVDGSKRRILSSVKSFFAFAHKLGYLTFDVARVLALPTPKDTLAERILTQEQVRKIINAENHPRNKLILKTLFITGIRVSELCSLCWKDLKERSEGGQVTVYGKGKKTRTLLIPEPLWSELMNFRGSAFEDVFVFRGRNRSTQMHSTTVLRIVKKAAQKAGLKVTPSPHWLRHAHSSIACEKAPLHVVQNSLGHSSIQTTSHYLHVKPDDCSSKYLDL; encoded by the coding sequence ATGATTAATCATATAATCCTGCATTCGACTGACTCCACCCCAGAGGACAGCAGAACTCCACAATCTCTCCGCCCTAATGCTATTTCAAAGCAGGCTGAGAATGACCAGGAACTTGTCAAGCTGTGGCTCTATGGAAAAAGCAAGCACACCCAGAGGTACTACAGGAAAGATGTGGAACGTTTCTTTGAATACACCAACAAGTCACTGAGAGAAATCATCCTGAAGGACCTGCAGGAGTTTGCAAACCACATTGATGAGCAGGATCTTGTTGACGGCTCCAAGAGGAGAATTCTTTCAAGCGTCAAATCTTTTTTTGCCTTTGCCCATAAATTGGGCTATTTGACTTTTGATGTCGCCCGTGTTCTGGCTCTTCCCACTCCCAAGGACACACTTGCGGAACGTATTCTCACACAGGAACAGGTCAGAAAAATTATAAATGCTGAAAATCATCCCCGAAACAAGCTCATTTTGAAAACCCTATTTATCACAGGGATCCGGGTTTCAGAACTGTGTTCTCTTTGTTGGAAAGATTTGAAGGAACGCTCAGAAGGTGGACAAGTGACCGTTTATGGTAAGGGCAAGAAAACAAGGACGCTTCTTATCCCTGAGCCGCTGTGGTCTGAACTGATGAATTTCAGGGGTTCGGCTTTTGAAGATGTTTTCGTTTTTCGCGGAAGAAATAGAAGCACTCAGATGCATTCTACAACGGTTCTGAGGATAGTTAAGAAGGCTGCTCAAAAAGCAGGTCTGAAGGTCACCCCCTCACCCCATTGGCTCCGCCATGCACATTCTTCAATTGCATGCGAGAAGGCTCCATTGCATGTAGTCCAGAATAGCCTTGGCCATAGCTCGATTCAGACCACGAGCCACTATCTGCACGTCAAACCTGATG